The nucleotide window GACAAGTTACAGATCCACCAGGACAACAAAGTCGTTACATTCCACCCGGTAGGTTGGAAAATCATGTTTGAGAATCACGTTCCAGAGAAACGTAGGTTTTTACGTCACGATCCTATTTCTGTTAGTACAGGTGATCCAGCGCGCGAGACCTATCGTCTTTCAACTTTCAAACTATTTCCCAGAGAAGTACAGGTCGATGTTCGTAAGTTGGTTTCTGctggtttttatttcactgGTTTTAAAGACAGGACCAAGTGCTTCAGGTAACGTCTTGTTCATTAAAATAGAGACTTGGATACATAAAATACGGGacttaatttctaatcaaacAAATACGTTTAAACAAGTTGTGCGAATAGTTTTACGTTCAAAAACACtatcataaaacaaatctcAACTTCATTCCAGTTGTGGTCAATCTGTCCAAGAATGGGAAGTCGAAGATGACCCGAAGCTACTCCGATGGCATAGATCCAATTGTGATATCATTAACGGAAAGGATACAAGAAACATACCAATCGGTTAGTTAAGACAAAGATTTCAATTAATTTGTAAGAAAAAAAGAGAAGCATCGAATCAATCTGATCTGTAATACCAACAAAGTATAAAGATGGATCGATGTTTAAAACGTCTCAAAAGCGTAAATGAACCGAACCAAATCTTGATTCTTTTTTGTAGTTTCATGAAACTACACCTGAAATTGCCTTATTATACTACCGTTTACGCTGTCATAATAGAACGAGTTACGTGAGTGAGTAGTGAATTCTCGTGAGGCTCATACTTTCAAGCTTAGGTCTCAtaccataaaaaaattaaaaaaataaaaataaaatttggtaAGTTGTAGAATTACAAAGTGAAATATTCTCCAGGTGTAAGAGATCGTGTAAAATGTTGGTATTGCAATGGAGGATTACAAAATTGGGAGAGAGATGACGATCCATGGCAAGAGCACGCCAAGTGGTTTCCATTGTAAGTTGAATTTTCTGTCTCCATGAAAGAATTTACCAGATTTGGctttttttatgatttctatgtttaacaaacttGGATCTCCTGCCCAGGTGCGAGTTTGTTCTTCAACAAAAAGGTCCAGATTATGTTCATGGGATCGCCTTTCGATTCCCCAATCTAAGAAGACCAACAATTCGGAATCCAGCAAATCCAAATCAACTCAGGAATATTCAATCAGGACAAATGTAAACCTCCTAAAGTCATGTTCTTGATCATCATCTTGGTTTTGTTCTTTGTAGTTatctatttctttgtttagtttaCGAAACGGACATCGAAATGGTGGCCCTGAAATCATCGATCCCAGGGAAGAGATAAGATCTCTAGAGCGGAAAGTGGACGGAGAGATGTCTTCGTCTGAACTGGTGGAGCAAGCAAAACTAATGGGATTCGACGAAAGAACGATAAAAACTGCTTTGAAAAGGTGAAATTTTGTCaagaaagctattttttaatttttattgcattacaATTATCAATAGCATTGAAAACCGATCTTTCTACAGGAAATATGAAACCACTGGTTATGGATTTTCTAGGCTTGAAAATCTCGTTGAGTCTATTCTTGCAATGGAGGAAGAATCTGCTTCCAATAGATCTGAAGAAGAAGGATTGGCAACAAAGAAAGCAACTCCTTCAATAGCATCTGGACTTCAAGAGATTCGTCGTTTACAGGAGGAAAGAACGTGTAAAGTTTGTGGCAACGAACAAGCGAGTGTTGTTCTTATTCCATGCGGACATATTGCTTGTTGTATTGGTTGCGCTGAAAACGCATCGACTTGTCCCATTTGTCGTTTGCGAGTTCGACAAAAAGTCCgatcttttattgtttaaagcaaaagtttGGATTCTTTTGAAATGTAAGTCAACGCCGCGCTATGGTGATTTGATATGAAGTGTGAACCGTATTTAGAGCGCTACCTTGCGTTATCCTCACAATCGATTCAGTTACAAACATCATCGCTGGCTGGCAGTACGATAACatccaaaacttttcaatttaaattgttattcAAAAAACTTGCCTTGTATAGTATTTTCTGGAATTTCCCAAAGGTTCTTTTCAAGTTTTGAACATGTATTCACGTTGCTATCATATTATAATTCGTTACATAGCCATTTATTTCATCACCGTTGCGCAATATGCGTTTCGCGATCGTCATACCTTGAAATCATTTGCCTCTGGCTACTCTCCAAGCTTTCAAGGAAAAGTATGAAAAAGCAAACTTATATTCACGATCGATCAGCATGATGATAGTCTTAAAATAGATATTCGTTTCTATTGGAATCATACTCACAAATATAtcaaattgaaacgtttaagAGGTCTGTAAACGCACACATCCAGTATACTTGTGCTTTTTTAATAGGTTCAGTGATAATACAACACACTCAAGGATTAAAATAACGCAGTAATTCATGAAAGCGGGTTACAAGATTCTTCgatcagcaaaacaaaaattccaaCGCTTAAACGACATGCTTTAAAATACAGCTTCTTGAAGGAATTTCGTAAAATCACGCTGTAACAGTGTGCAGAAGTTTCGCAAGACAACGACTTAGTTTTCGGCTCACTTGACTGATCATTGTCTGTCACAGGATCACTTTCCTGGTTTCGGCGCAAGAAACATTGTTAAAAATCAACACACGATTGGAGGAATCGAATCGCTGAAATGTTACAAAAGGTATTTTTCATCAGGGCAATCGTGAAACGTCCGGCGCCAAACATTCTATTTGGAGTTTCAAACTAATAAATAGCAAAACCGAATGTTGAAACGAAGGTTTTATTGACAGGTTATATGCACTCCTGGTTGTTTGCGGTATTTTTGAACGTATTTGGCACGAATGTATTTATCTGTTTAGCGTTTGCACCatgttttttcaacaaaaccgaaaaatatttgttaaaataaaacaaacaattaattgcACCACGTTTCAGACTTATAATTACAATTTTCCACAACTTAATGTCATCGACCAcagaaaaagtggcaaaatcCAAGCGCTTACATCACGCAAGTTGGAATAATAGAATTTTGTGCTACACGATGTTAGAGATTAGAATAGCTACGTTGAtgtgtcacgggattatttttacgCACCTGTTTCAGAACcaacacattttaatattGCGACATCACAGTTTCAAACTAATAAATTTGACACTTCAACATAGCTattctatattatattattccAAATTTCATGATGTAAGCGTTTGTGTTTTAGCCCTATTTCTGTGATccttaattgtttatttatgttatatttattatgctatagcggttagcatcgtaattTTCGCTTCGCACAGTTCATGGCGGAAAATATAAGATCTGATACAAATGACCTTTGAACACATAGTTGTTGCTACATTAAGTCGTGGAAAATTGTAATTATAAGtctaaaatgaaatgtttttcggTTTTGAATGAACATTGGTGCAAACGCAAATACCATTTAGACCCAAGGGGTAGCGAAGTTAGACGTCACAGACTAAAAACATGTGTACATATGAATAGGTAAAATACGTCAGTACGTGAGCAAACGTAAGAAAACCTGACGAGCATGCATAGGAATAAAATAATGCACAATGCgaataaaaacagaagttgacCAATACATTGGACTAAATTAACCTACAAGAGTGGTTCGAACAAATCGTGTACAATGTGAACAATTAATTGGGTAACTAAAATACAGTCTATCTAAAACAGGTAACATCTCACACCGTAAACAAGTGTCTTACAAATGTGATGTCGCaatattaaaatgtgttgGTTCTGAAACAGGTGCGTAAAAATAATCCCATGACACATCAACGTAGCTATTCTAATCTCTAACATCGTGTAGCACAAAATTCTATTATTCCAACTTGCGTGATGTAAGCGCTTGgattttgccactttttctgTGGTCGATGACATTAAGTTGTGGAAAATTGTAATTATAAGTCTGAAACGTGGTgcaattaattgtttgttttattttaacaaatatttttcggttttgttgaaaaaacatGGTGCAAACGCTAAACAGATAAATACATTCGTGCCAAATACGTTCAAAAATACCGCAAACAACCAGGAGTGCATATAACCTGTCAATAAAACCTTCGTTTCAACATTCGGTTTTGCTATTTATTAGTTTGAAACTCCAAATAGAATGTTTGGCGCCGGACGTTTCACGATTGCCCTGATGAAAAATACCTTTTGTAACATTTCAGCGATTCGATTCCTCCAATCGTGTGTTGATTTTTAACAATGTTTCTTGCGCCGAAACCAGGAAAGTGATCCTGTGACAGACAATGATCAGTCAAGTGAGCCGAAAACTAAGTCGTTGTCTTGCGAAACTTCTGCACACTGTTACAGCATGATTTTACGAAATTCCTTCAAGAAGCTGTATTTTAAAGCATGTCGTTTAAGCGttggaatttttgttttgctgatcGAAGAATCTTGTAACCCGCTTT belongs to Clavelina lepadiformis chromosome 6, kaClaLepa1.1, whole genome shotgun sequence and includes:
- the LOC143463127 gene encoding baculoviral IAP repeat-containing protein 2-like codes for the protein MQTDHLTADFPDLESDGRLLRQVTDPPGQQSRYIPPGDPARETYRLSTFKLFPREVQVDVRKLVSAGFYFTGFKDRTKCFSCGQSVQEWEVEDDPKLLRWHRSNCDIINGKDTRNIPIG
- the LOC143463392 gene encoding baculoviral IAP repeat-containing protein 8-like, with amino-acid sequence MDRCLKRLKSVNEPNQILILFCVRDRVKCWYCNGGLQNWERDDDPWQEHAKWFPLCEFVLQQKGPDYVHGIAFRFPNLRRPTIRNPANPNQLRNIQSGQILRNGHRNGGPEIIDPREEIRSLERKVDGEMSSSELVEQAKLMGFDERTIKTALKRKYETTGYGFSRLENLVESILAMEEESASNRSEEEGLATKKATPSIASGLQEIRRLQEERTCKVCGNEQASVVLIPCGHIACCIGCAENASTCPICRLRVRQKVRSFIV